Sequence from the Paenibacillus tundrae genome:
CAGGTGAAGGAGCGGTTTTGCATATGTGGGCGCACACAGTCAGGGCAACCCATTCCCCGACCACACCGCGGACAACGGATGGAACGAATCCACGGAATTCGCTCCACACACTTGAGGCATATTCCAGGATATGTCGAAGATAGGAGTGATCGTGTGTTACAGGTTAGGCAAGTCGCTCCTGGCGGGGCGAGCAGATCGTGCAGTCGTCGGGTCAGTGGCTGTAGATGTTCAGTAATTGCGTCAAACCAATAGGGCATGAGGGGTAGCCTCCAATCTGAGAATTGATTTGGGGTAATCATGTTCGCATTTCTATATAGGTTTCTGTCACTCCTGAGATTTAAAGTACTCCCTTTTCTATAAGGAAACTTTCAGAATAACTGCACTAGAATTACACTCACGAAGAGTATGTACAATGCCAGTACACGAACTGTGAACTAACGTTGTTGAATCGGTTGTTTAGTTGGTTGATGGAGGTAACCTTTACGGCGGGCAATGGTGTTCATTTTCTTGATCTGGCTCACAGCTTTCACCTGAGATCGCGTACGACGAGATGATGCAAAGACGACTCTCCCTGCTGGATCATCCATGGAGCGCCCTGCTCGGCCAGCCATCTGCACGAGGGAAGCCTCGTCGAAAAGTCCGTTATCAGCATCCAGAATAAACACATCACTTCGTGGAATGGTAACCCCCCGCTCCAGAATCGTGGTGGTTACGAGCAGGCGGATGGTACGTTCACGAAAAGCGATAACTTTACTGGCACGTTCAGCGTCTTGGGATGACGTGCCCTCGATATGGATATGCGGAAAAGTTCGGCGCATAAGGTTCACAAATGCCTCAATCTGTGCGATCCGGGTAACAAAAACAAAGATTTGCGCCTCTCTCTGTAGTGAAATCTGAATGCCTTTCATCAGAGTAGCCGGAATGCTGCCTTGCCGAATGCACTGAGCGACTGTGGACATCTTCAATAGCTGAGGGACAGGCAATGGATGACGATGAAAACGGACGGGTACTCTCGCATGAAGCAATCGTCCTTGCACAACTTCTCTCTGCAGCCTGGCTGGAGGAGTAGCAGACAAATACACAAAGTGGCCGTCAGGCTTGCACGAGTTCGTCGCTGCATGGGCGAGCATAGGATCATTGTGGTAAGGAAATGCATCTAATTCGTCGATAATTACCAGGTCAAACCCTCGGTAAAATCGCATGAGCTGATGCGTGGTCGCCAAGGTGAGCTGGGCGTCTTTCCAACGTTCGGTGCTGCCACCATAGAGAGTCGCGAGCGAAATGTCTGGAAATGCCTTCGCAAGCCGCGGCGCCAGCTCCAATACAACGTCCCTACGCGGTGTAGCGACGAGTGCTCGACCGCCACGCTCCAAAATGTAGTTCAACAGCGGGAATATCATCTCGGTCTTGCCTGCTCCCGTCACAGCCCACAGCAAAAACATCCCTGGCTCGCCCCCTGCGGGTGGCTGAGCCAAAAAAGCCAGCGCCGCGGTAGCCGCCTCGCTCTGCGCAGGGCTAAGCCCCCACCGGCTCAGATCATCGCCGGTGGAAAAACCAGCCGTGCCACGCGATGCTTCGCCGCGTACGGGCACGGCTCCAGGCGCTGCGCTTCGCAGCAGCAGCGCACAGGCACGGCTGCGCCCCAGCGCGAGGCAAGCCTCGCAGTAGGCGCACGCCGCTTGGCCGCACGCAGCGCAGGGCACGCGCTGCTCGGCTACGCTGCCACACCGGCGGCAGCGCGGCGCGCTCTGCGCGCTACCAAGCCACGCATGGCGACGCCGCGTGGCAGGCCACTCCAGGGCGGCAGCGATGCTCAGCCGCCCGTGTAGGTGCGCGAGCTGCGCAGCCGCGCGCCAGGCAGAGGCAAGCGGCGGGGCGTTGTCCGCCAGCAGCGCCTCTGCCTCGGCCGCCAGCAATTGGCGGCCGTGTAATTGCTCAGCCAGCAGGGCAGCGCCCTGTTCGAGCTGAGCCCATGCCCAGGCGGGATACGACTCTGGCATCCCGCCATCCCCACCCCGCAGTGCGGCAGCTTCATGCCTGCCGCCACCTGCGCTACGCCGGGCTTCGAGTTCCCCGGAAGCCCGCTCATACGCTTCTATTTTGCTTCGCACATAAGCCTGCCACTGCCCTTCCCGCCACCGATCCATATCTCGTTCCATGCGAAAGTGTTCTACGATCCACGATGCCTGACTTAAAGGCAACGCCTCATGCAGCAACAGCCAACGAGACACACGTCGACCGCTTGCTCCCTCCAGCCACCAACTCACATCCACACGAACGTCCAGTGACAACATCATGCTCCATCCGAGCTCTACCCTACATACATACAAAGCCACTCTCATCTAGTTCCCTCCCTTTTCCCCATCAAGATGCACAAATCAATCCACGCTCACAACCCAAATAAAACGAAAAAAGCACATGCTCTCCCGACGATTTGTCGGCGCATGTGCTTCATGTCCATTCTTTCAAACACTCATTATTCTACTTATTGTTCTTCATCCGTATCATGACATGGCTGCCCTGGTGCGGCAGTACATACAAGAATAGATTCTCCAAGATCAAGTACACGTCCATTAAACATGAATCTAAATGTCGTTTCAGGCGAGGTACCGTATATATCCGGAACATCTTGCCCATCCCAATCATCTACGGACAATTGCTCCTCTGTAGCAACTTCATCCATATGAACAACGTCGGCAATTGTTACGTTTGTATCAACACCTAAGCTACTGATGACCATGCCAAGCAACACTAAGAAACTGATCAAAAACTGCTTCAACCCTTTCGCCCCAGTAATTCGTCCACTCCGCATATGTACACATTCCAATCATTATCCATAATAAGTAATTATATGGACATCACTACCACCGGTCAACTCTCATATCCTTATACAATAAGACAACGATTAAGAAGCAAGCTACTAAGAGGTAGATCCTATTTGCATAACACATATTCGGCAAGAATGCCTCTATTACTTCCATTCAAGCCAAGGAATCAATTACCCAATACAATACTTCCTTGCATTCAGCTAATAACGAGAATCTTTCTGATAATTATGCGAAACTTTTTCCAGAAGAAATCGTCTATACTTTTAAGTTAAGATTTCCGAGTTCAAATGAGTCTTTAGCAATTGGATATCAACGATTCAAAAAGTACATGTCCTTAGAGTGTCCATTGCACAACCGATATAGCTCGAATTAATACGATGTAGTTTTGCTCTTGAACATCCAATTCTTTAGCGCAATATCCATAGATTGCATAAAAACCCATTTACAATTTAATAGCAACCTTGACTACAATTACTACAATTACAAAAAAAGACTACAGCCTAGGCTGTAATCTTTTCTGCGGATCTATACACACCTAATTACTTCAGGTCACAACATTGTTCACTGCTTAGATTCACGTAGGTCAATTAAGCGAACCCCGTGCTTCTCCGTCTGTAGAGCACGTTCCATATCAGAGGGGACAGCAGACAGGTAAGATAGCTCCATACCTTGCCTGAGCATTAACTTCTCAATAATACGAACCGTCTCCGATTCCTTACGTTCAGCGACAACCGTCATCGTGAAGCTTTTTCCACGGTAGACCAATTCCCGGCAAAGTGCCCTTACAATACCTTCAATCCGATGTTCCTGATTAGAAGGAATGAGCAGAATCTGCTCGAAGCCTTCGGATTCCGGACGGGATAGATGGCGCTGGTGTATCGCATGAACGGCCACTGCCGCCAGGAAGTATATGAGCAGAATCATAGTCAAATGAGCAACCATGGCAACTGCACCTCCTCGGAAGGTTATGCTCACCCATGGCGAACATCCCTGTATACAGCAGTATATGCCGCATACTACGAAGGGTTACAATTGCATATATGAAGACTCACATCGCTCATCTCGCATATTCCAAGAAATTTTCTTGAACAACCTCTTATCCCCGATCGACGCTGGAGACAAAAGACTGGTCAGATCATTACTCATCCATGCTCAACGTTGAACAGATGTTCCGTGCACCTTTACTCTTTGCTCATTTGCAGCAATAAAGTCTATTAACCCGCGAACTAATCCATTATTCGGAAGAGGCGCGAGTGAACAGTAATCTATATTCAACATTTATTTCATCATACATAGGTACTTTTCATTTAATAATGATTAGAGCGTAACCCAACCATATTTGATCGAGTTGATAACAGCCTGTGTGCGGTCATCCACTTCCATCTTCTGCAGAATGCTGCTGACATGGTTTTTAACGGTTTTTTCACTGATGAACAAGAATTCACCGATCATTTTATTGCTCTTACCTTCGGCCATCAGACGCAATACTTCAGCCTCACGACGAGTCAATGGGTTATTATCGCCAGCGACAAATTTCACGCCTGCCTCTTTGGATGTTCCCTCACTCATCGCACCGGTTTCATTCAGATACGTCATACGACGCAATTGCATAATCAATTTCCCTGTTACTTTAGGGTGGATAAATGCATGTCCCTCATGAACAGAACGAATCGCATTAATTAGAGACTCTGCCTCCATATCCTTCAGCAAGTATCCGTTAGCTCCCTTACGAAGCGTTTCAAATACATAGCTCTCATCATCATGGATCGACAAAATAATAACTTTGACATCCGGGAACAGCTCACGCAATTTCTCTGTTGCCTCAACCCCGTTCTCGATTGGCATGTTAATATCCATCAAAACGATGTCTGGTTTCTCCTGATTGCAGAATTCGAGCACTTGAATCCCATCGCCACATTCCCCGATGACCTCAATGTCGTCCTCCATATTCAAAATGCGTTTAAGCCCTTCACGGAACAGCTGATGATCATCAGCCAAAAGAACTTTAATTGATGTTTTACCAGTATCACGGTTTTCCATCCTGCTACTCCTTTCCCTTATCCACGTTTGTCGGGATATGAATCACGATTTTGGTTCCTTGATTTTCGCCCGATTCGATCTCTATTCTTCCTTCTAACAGTTCAACCCGCTCTCTCATCCCAATCAGACCGAAGTGGGTATGATCCTTGCTTTTCTGTGCAAGAAGCTCCGGTTTGAACCCAAGCCCATTGTCTTGAACGACAATTTTGACGAGCTGAGCCTGGTATGTAATTTCCACTACAACATAAGTGGGATAAGCATGCTTGGCCGCATTGGACAGCCCCTCCTGCACGAGACGATAGATCGCAGCCTCCATAGCAGAAGATAAACGGTGTTCCTTGCCTCTGGTTTCAAAAAGCGCGCGGATTTTTGTTTTTACTTCAAAATCCTGCACGTACTTGCGAAGCGTTGGAATTAATCCCAGGTCATCCAGTGCCATTGGACGCAGATTGAAGATTACTTTTCTCATTTCTTCAAGACTGGAACGAACCTGACCCTTCAAATCTACTATTTCGGCCTGAACCATCTTAAAATCCTGCTTAATGAGCATTCTTTCTACAATTTCCGTCCTAAGCACTAGATTAGCAAGCATCTGCGCAGGCCCGTCATGAATCTCACGTGCAATACGTTTCCGCTCTTCTTCCTGGGCCAAAATTATTTTCAAACCAATCATTTGTCGATTCTTGGCAGATTCGATAATCCGGGTCACTTGACCTAGTTCACCTGACAGATACTCCAAGACAACACCCATTTGGGAACCGATGGTCTCGGCTCGCTCTACGGAAGCCTCAACATTTTTGGCACGCTTCTGCAGATCATCCCGGCGGGCTTTGAGATACATTTCCTTCTCACGATAAATCATCAGATCCAGCTGCAACTGTGTCGCTTTCTCATACGCCTGCTTGATATCATGCTCGGAATAACGCACGAAGTCACGACTCACCTCGGTAAGCCGAATCCGGGAGCGGCGGTAATTCAGCTCCAATTGATCTACTTTCTCGATCGTTTCCGCCGCTTCCTTCAGAACAGACTTCAGCTCTTCATTGAGGGTCTTGAGCTCCTCACGCGTCGAGTCCATGATTTCGAACATTTGATATTTGCTGTTTTCCATGACTTGTATGGCGTTTTTTATGACGCGGTCTATGGCATCGGCTTGTAAATCCACGTTTGTTCGACTCCATTTCTATCGTTTCCGGTATATATCATACCATATCACGATGAGATGGTAACGGTCTTCGTTTTCTGTTCCCATTTTACAGTCAATCCAAGTTGCTCGGAAACGAGACGAAGAGGGACCAAAGTCCTACCCCCTGATACATACGGAGCTACAGTTGCACTCTGTCTTTTACCATTAATAATGAATTCTTTCTGACCAACCACCAGATCAATCAACTTTCCACCACGCAAAACGGTAATGCGTTGATTTTTGCTATCCCAGCTCGCCTGTCCGCCAAATGCATCCAGTACATGCTTAATTGGCACATACGTTGTTCCATTTTTCAATACAGGTGCCGCATCGATCGCTTTCTTCGTTCCGTTAACGGTCATCGACTTCTGTCCAAGCACTAAGGAAGCTGTGCCAGTCGGCAGTCCAACCTCGCTTGATTTAGATGGCATCGTGAAGGCAATATTGTCAAAAGCAACCTTACCTGTCATCGCACGCTCGTCCTGACCTTCTTCCACATTAACCACGTACACTCGCTTCAGCTTCGCTGGGTAAGCAATATTCAGACCGTTCAGATCGACATTCACTTTCTTCCAACCTGTCCAATCAATTGCCTTCGCAAGATCAGCGTAGACGGTTTTGCCATTCGCATCAGTGAACTCTGCACGGAGCCAGTTCAAGCTCTTATCGCCCATTACATCTAGGGACATGGAGGTTGCCGCCGCAGATACTTCTCTACCGACTGTACCGTTGAGTTGTGCATAAGCATACATTTTACCTGTTCCTGCGGTCATATCATAGCCCAGTTCAAGCACCTTGGAACCTGACTTCTCGCCTGTTCCATTCACAACGATCGCTAAACCAGTCACACCTGCTGCATTCGTAGTGAAGTTAATAGGATAATTCACGTTTTCAAAATTCTCCCACATCGTCTCACTCGCAGCCGCAGAGAGAACGACAACTGTGCTATAGCCATCATAACGACCGATCGCATAACCCACCTGTGCTCCCGAATTGACCGAAGATACCGTCAACTGATCTCCTGCTACCTTACCTTTGAATCCGATAAATTCCCAAGTCAGTGAATCTGCCGGAACCGTTACGCTCTGTCCGTCTTTCGTCTGTGCGGTAACCGGGATAGATATCGTTGATCCTGCTTTCAGTGAACCAAGCCCTGATCCAGCCTTCAAGGAAGCAAGTTCGTTTCCACCGAGCACTGTGACCTTAATAGAAGAGGAAGCACCATTGCTTGATGCGGTCAAGGTGGCTGTTCCCGGCTTCACGCCTTTGATCACACCATTACTCACACTAACAATGCCGTTATTGCTCGACTTCCATGAGAAGTTAAGATCGCCTGTTGCGATTGGATTGTAGTACGTGTCATAACCTTTGGACGTATACGTTCCTTGCTGACCCACTAACAATGTTTTGCTACCGCTAATCGCGAAGCCTTTCAGTTTACCTTCTGGAGCTGTGGAGAATACCCCCAGTGTATTAACGACCTGGCGTTGCTCCGTACCATACTCTGTGTTGAAGGTAAGACCTGCAGACTGCTCTCCTAATGGACGGGTTACCATTGTGGTTGATCCACCGCCGTCCAGATTCATGCCTTTCCATACTCCCACACTGGTCATGAAGGATTGTAGTTCGTTTAGCGACATACCGCTACTGTTACTGTTTTTCTCTGCAGCAATAATGTACACGTAACGACCATCCTGCGAGTATCCCACTGCTGTTCTTGCGCGAATACCACCGATACCGGATGAGGCAATATTACGTGAAAACGCTGCCGCTTTGCCCCCATTCACCAGAATGGTGTGTCCGCCAATCATCATATCCAGATTACTCGGATCAACCGTCTGGCCTGTCGTTTTGGCTTTTAACTTGTAATCCGCCGTGAGTGGCTGTCCAACAGACAGATGACTCATGATCCACGTTGCCGCCGTTCCATGAGCACGCAAAATGTACCCATCTGCTGGCACCTTCATGTTCAGTGCTTTTTTATCCGAT
This genomic interval carries:
- a CDS encoding helicase-related protein; this encodes MRVALYVCRVELGWSMMLSLDVRVDVSWWLEGASGRRVSRWLLLHEALPLSQASWIVEHFRMERDMDRWREGQWQAYVRSKIEAYERASGELEARRSAGGGRHEAAALRGGDGGMPESYPAWAWAQLEQGAALLAEQLHGRQLLAAEAEALLADNAPPLASAWRAAAQLAHLHGRLSIAAALEWPATRRRHAWLGSAQSAPRCRRCGSVAEQRVPCAACGQAACAYCEACLALGRSRACALLLRSAAPGAVPVRGEASRGTAGFSTGDDLSRWGLSPAQSEAATAALAFLAQPPAGGEPGMFLLWAVTGAGKTEMIFPLLNYILERGGRALVATPRRDVVLELAPRLAKAFPDISLATLYGGSTERWKDAQLTLATTHQLMRFYRGFDLVIIDELDAFPYHNDPMLAHAATNSCKPDGHFVYLSATPPARLQREVVQGRLLHARVPVRFHRHPLPVPQLLKMSTVAQCIRQGSIPATLMKGIQISLQREAQIFVFVTRIAQIEAFVNLMRRTFPHIHIEGTSSQDAERASKVIAFRERTIRLLVTTTILERGVTIPRSDVFILDADNGLFDEASLVQMAGRAGRSMDDPAGRVVFASSRRTRSQVKAVSQIKKMNTIARRKGYLHQPTKQPIQQR
- a CDS encoding response regulator transcription factor produces the protein MENRDTGKTSIKVLLADDHQLFREGLKRILNMEDDIEVIGECGDGIQVLEFCNQEKPDIVLMDINMPIENGVEATEKLRELFPDVKVIILSIHDDESYVFETLRKGANGYLLKDMEAESLINAIRSVHEGHAFIHPKVTGKLIMQLRRMTYLNETGAMSEGTSKEAGVKFVAGDNNPLTRREAEVLRLMAEGKSNKMIGEFLFISEKTVKNHVSSILQKMEVDDRTQAVINSIKYGWVTL
- a CDS encoding sensor histidine kinase; the protein is MDLQADAIDRVIKNAIQVMENSKYQMFEIMDSTREELKTLNEELKSVLKEAAETIEKVDQLELNYRRSRIRLTEVSRDFVRYSEHDIKQAYEKATQLQLDLMIYREKEMYLKARRDDLQKRAKNVEASVERAETIGSQMGVVLEYLSGELGQVTRIIESAKNRQMIGLKIILAQEEERKRIAREIHDGPAQMLANLVLRTEIVERMLIKQDFKMVQAEIVDLKGQVRSSLEEMRKVIFNLRPMALDDLGLIPTLRKYVQDFEVKTKIRALFETRGKEHRLSSAMEAAIYRLVQEGLSNAAKHAYPTYVVVEITYQAQLVKIVVQDNGLGFKPELLAQKSKDHTHFGLIGMRERVELLEGRIEIESGENQGTKIVIHIPTNVDKGKE
- a CDS encoding stalk domain-containing protein, whose product is MLGKHEKQLVDVKGSKAKKWMIVTLAGVIWIAPVMDVGQQVLSGTSWQSVAAAASTNTTKLGEEILTSGAKLMKYRYTTTRSGSKVNVLADVIQVDLQNPYVKLDVMTGKGGTLNTKQSTGGMAKENEAVAAVNGDYFNVSGELAPIGGQVSDGVLISTPSELSGMYALTVTKDGKPMIDEYSFDGSVKASDGSTFALRGINKEDYTVESGAVKYSHANSMYIYTPAWISDKRPNDPSTTPTEVLVQNGVITQISDKKALNMKVPADGYILRAHGTAATWIMSHLSVGQPLTADYKLKAKTTGQTVDPSNLDMMIGGHTILVNGGKAAAFSRNIASSGIGGIRARTAVGYSQDGRYVYIIAAEKNSNSSGMSLNELQSFMTSVGVWKGMNLDGGGSTTMVTRPLGEQSAGLTFNTEYGTEQRQVVNTLGVFSTAPEGKLKGFAISGSKTLLVGQQGTYTSKGYDTYYNPIATGDLNFSWKSSNNGIVSVSNGVIKGVKPGTATLTASSNGASSSIKVTVLGGNELASLKAGSGLGSLKAGSTISIPVTAQTKDGQSVTVPADSLTWEFIGFKGKVAGDQLTVSSVNSGAQVGYAIGRYDGYSTVVVLSAAASETMWENFENVNYPINFTTNAAGVTGLAIVVNGTGEKSGSKVLELGYDMTAGTGKMYAYAQLNGTVGREVSAAATSMSLDVMGDKSLNWLRAEFTDANGKTVYADLAKAIDWTGWKKVNVDLNGLNIAYPAKLKRVYVVNVEEGQDERAMTGKVAFDNIAFTMPSKSSEVGLPTGTASLVLGQKSMTVNGTKKAIDAAPVLKNGTTYVPIKHVLDAFGGQASWDSKNQRITVLRGGKLIDLVVGQKEFIINGKRQSATVAPYVSGGRTLVPLRLVSEQLGLTVKWEQKTKTVTISS